The Scylla paramamosain isolate STU-SP2022 chromosome 20, ASM3559412v1, whole genome shotgun sequence nucleotide sequence CAACATGATGGTGTCTGTAGCACTCACAGCTTGCACAAACAATTCCCTAGGGCAACATGGAGTCCTCTCAGCAAAACTGTTTTTTTGTGAAaattttacatacaaaaaatgtatatgagTGACAAATAGGATCCTTATAGAAGACCACTTGGAACATGAAAAAACAGGGTAAAGGAGCTTATCCTCAAAGGCAGTGAGGTGCTACAGCCAAGATAGAAAGATGGACAATGCTTGCATCACCATATACTCCAATCCCcatgttttcattctttcatatttaGTTACTTTTCTTAGTAATCTTCTATACTTCCTTTATGGTATTTTGAAACTGAACGAAAGGTTCTCATTGGTGAGGACTACTATAACAATACAAACATAAAtatccatgcacacacacacacaagcataaatacatacacaacaataccacagcaccacaTGTATAagcacaaacacgcacacacacacacacacacacacacacaagcataaaTACATATACAACAATACTACAGCACCACAtgtacaagcacacacacacacacctgttggcGAATGCCGTGGCAGACTCGCCAGGGTTCCTCCTCATGGGGGGTAGGTACCACACGTTGCACACAATGGCCCAGGATGTCATCATGCACAACACATAGTGGAAAAACTTGTCCTGCCACCAGAATGCATCACCAAATCTTGCATCAAACCGGATAGCAATGGGGTAGATAACTGTGTCCACCTGTGGGAAGGATGGCAATGCTTGGCCTCTGCTGCACTACAGAtgaaaactaacctaacctaaccaggatTGACAGAACAGGGTgctggagaggaggggggactTGACTGAGGTAACTGGATGTTTGGAGAAGATATAGGAATAGAGTCACTTGGAGGAGAGAATAACACTAAAAGTTACATAGGAGATACTCCAGACCAATTAAATTCAACTGGGTTATGGAGGACAGACTagaaaaaagtttgactagTTGATGTAAgttggtgtgaaagagagagagagagagagagagagagagagagagagagagagagagagagagagagagagagagagagagagagagagagagagagagagagagagagagagagagagagagagagagagagagagagagagagagagagagagagagagagagagatagcagtaAGTGATCTGGTATTGGAAGGCatgagaaaacaggaaggaaggcaagacagagagacaaaagatAGCAAGTCTGACAAAGGAGAGGGAGCAGAGTAATGATAGGGCAATGAACAGCCTTGGCAAGCATGACAATATTTAGAAGGGTAAAGAGTACTACACACTTTCCTATCACCACATCCCACTGACATGACATCAGTTATTATCTACTATTTGCactccatacatacataattcatGAGGCTATCATATCACATATTTTGCATCAGGCAAGGTTCAGTGTTGagacaagaaagggaaaatgttaTTAGGTTAAGCtacaaaacttaacctaacctaattattGACCTCACTTCATACTATCTGGCTAATCTTCACATGATATCAATTCCCCTCAGCTCAGTGGCAGTTACTCTCTCCCACAGATTCCTCAAGCCCCAGGCAAGGCAGAGGCAATGGAGAGATGGATTAGGCAAGCAACCCACCTCAAACGACCCTTTCTTGAACTGCATGACGGAGGTGTTGTTGACGCACACACCCTCAGGATAGATGAGGATTGGGGGAAGGTTGCTGTCACTGGCGTGGTTCCTCAGCCTGTGAGTTAGTATGGTAAGAGTGGCAGGGACATAGGGACTTTGGGAGGAATGAATGGCTTTGTTGGAGAAATATTAGTACACATGTtgaagaataatattactactacttctttcacTGCATACAGCTTGACTTTTCTCACAtggaaaattatgtaaataaaaagattTATTAACAGAAGGATAAGGAACCTTAATTATCTGTATCAGACATGCCAAAACATCAGCCATACTTTCAATATCCATGCTGGTGtactttcttataatttttctttcatgcatCCAAACAAGTTTACACAGAACTGAGAAAATAGTAAACTTATGTTTCCAGTTTTCTACAAAATGAAACCAATACCAAACTCATTCACCTCCCCCACTGTTGGTCTATGCACTCATCTCAACAGACGTGTGGGGAGTGACTCATGGCGACATGAAGAGTCAGACACAGAGCCACTTACCTTTGAATGACTTTGGCTCGGTCCCTGGCATCAGAGCGCTCAAACCAGATGTGAGTGGATGCTCTACTCAGTGCCTTCATGAAGATACTGAGGAACCCTTGGTGTGTCTGTCCCACCTGTTGATTACCAATGGTTAGGAGTACAAGGTAGAAAAACTATATGTGCAATTTTTCACTCAACTTAAATATCTGCCACttacatacaaatatataacTGAAACCTTGATAGTGCTACAGCAACTATAAGCGAGACAAGCACTGACCATATCGTAGCAGTTGTGGGTGGACAGCACCAGGGAGTCAATGGGGGATGTGTGGTTGGCCACCGCAATGCCATTCTTGGGCATATTCTCTGTGTTGTGGAAGGTGGCCACCAGGGAGAGAGAGCCGGCCACAAAGTCAAAGCAAAAGACGAAGAGCTTCTTGTTCAGCCACCGCTTGAAGGGCCCAGCGGGGAACAAGCCCACGAAGAACATGCTTGTCCAGAACAACCCAATGCCCAGGATCAGGATGACCAGCCGCAGCGGCAGCAGGACAAGGTAACGTACCATCAACCCGATGATCCAGCACACCGTCAGCCGGAACGACACAAACTCGTAGGCACGGTCGTTGGTGCGGGAGAGGAGGTTCCATGTTGGCAGCTCTTCTGGCTCAAAGTACTTGGTTATGTTGTCCTCACAGATGGCAGCCATTCCTGCCGTGATGTACCCAAGCACGTGGTCCAGGTGGAAGCCCTTGATGTCCTCCTCGATGCCCAGCGCCCGAGGGTGttcaaaggagaggagttggttctctccctcttccattggGGTTTCTGTCTCGTCCACTTCTCCATCACGCCGTGCCGGACGTTTGTGCTCCACTCGTTTTTGTCCAAACTCAAACACCTTGAGGAGGATGTTAATGTAGCGGCGCCGCAGCCctaggtggtggtggacggTGGCTGAGAGGATGAGGGCAAGGAAGACAAAGGCATACACCCACCACACAGCATTCCACACCAGCTCCATGGCTGTGCTTGTCTCTCAGTGGGTGCAATACTATCTTCCAACACTGCCACACATAATAACCCACACTCTAGTTCACTCCCAACATGTACTAATGCTCACATAGTCAGTTACCCACACTGGTTGTCCCTCCACATTATGCAGACAGGAAATGCTTCAGACCTGTTGGTTGTATcactaaaagaaaaaggcaGGTGATGCTgttatatatagacagacaactctcttcctacacacaaaacctaataacacacacccttcactcaaaatttcaaaattatcatggcgactcctacaccagccttggagtccccatctggggaggggaccacaaatgttcccaggttgGACACTTaagttgcatctctagctgtcttctaccactattttcatgcgaactactcttttgatcttgctaactgcatgcctcccctcctcccacggcctcactgcacaagactcttctttttctcacccctattctgtccagtTCTCTAATgtcaagagtcaaccagtattctcaatcattcatccctttctctggtaaactctggaactccctgcctgcttctgtatttccaccttcctatgacttgaattccttcaagagggaggtttcaagacacttatccttcaatttttttactaccactttggatccttttctgggactggcatctcagtgggctttttttttttttattggatttttgttgcccttggccagtgtccctcctacataaaaaaaaaaaaaaaaaaaaagagagacaaactgGGGCACCACGCAGTAGACAGAACTGAGGGCAATGGTACATACTTATGCAAGAAATCCAATTACGGTGAAAGGAAGCACAGAATGAAGCAGAACCACCCTCCTGTCATGCTGCACTGCAAAGCCATCCAACATAACAAACAACAGGGTACATTTGTACTTTAACTACACATCCCTATTTATATTCTTTACATGGAAACACTAACAAAAGAAACCTTTAAAATATACAAGCATTGCAAGATAGATGGAGTTAGATCACCTTAGCCTGTGCAGTTCAAAAAGGTTACAgaagcttttattttatttatttatttatttattgtttttttatttatttatttatttatttttttttttttatttatttatttattattttttgaggAGAGGGGTGCAGTTCAAAAAGGTTACAgaagcttttattttatttatttatttatttattgttttttttatttatttatttatttatttattttatttatttatttttttatttatttatttttttttttgaggagagGGGTGGATTGGGGGCTAAGTAAGCCTCCTCCATGTTACATGAGGACTGAGGAATATGCATTGATGGGGTGATGATATTATATAGGTAGTGCACATCAACCATTTTTCATCAAGTTatcaattaaataaataagtaaatataaacaCTTTGTTAAAGTACTACAACTTTATGAGAGGAAACTGCTAGTCTCCT carries:
- the LOC135110268 gene encoding glycerol-3-phosphate acyltransferase 3-like, whose translation is MELVWNAVWWVYAFVFLALILSATVHHHLGLRRRYINILLKVFEFGQKRVEHKRPARRDGEVDETETPMEEGENQLLSFEHPRALGIEEDIKGFHLDHVLGYITAGMAAICEDNITKYFEPEELPTWNLLSRTNDRAYEFVSFRLTVCWIIGLMVRYLVLLPLRLVILILGIGLFWTSMFFVGLFPAGPFKRWLNKKLFVFCFDFVAGSLSLVATFHNTENMPKNGIAVANHTSPIDSLVLSTHNCYDMVGQTHQGFLSIFMKALSRASTHIWFERSDARDRAKVIQRLRNHASDSNLPPILIYPEGVCVNNTSVMQFKKGSFEVDTVIYPIAIRFDARFGDAFWWQDKFFHYVLCMMTSWAIVCNVWYLPPMRRNPGESATAFANRVKAKIAHQGGMIDLAWDGFLKANPVKAEWKKRQQEEFAKHLQMDDDEDEEEEEDHQQHQEQRPEGNESDISDLLKKKEE